A window of Deltaproteobacteria bacterium contains these coding sequences:
- a CDS encoding dephospho-CoA kinase gives MVVVALTGGIATGKTTVARMFAEQGALVIDLDRLSRLVVEPHKPAWKEVVAAFGPTVVRQDGSLDRSRLARIIFRDPAKRKRLEQIVHPRVLEEYEKRLKEILDKGAEHVVIVDIPLLMEVGMQDDFEKVIVVYIPVESQLKRLIEREGLSEEEARAWLNSQISIEEKVALADFVIDNTGSIERTRRQVRRIYKTLRMLGREEGR, from the coding sequence ATGGTTGTTGTTGCCTTGACCGGAGGTATTGCCACCGGTAAGACCACTGTGGCCAGGATGTTTGCCGAACAAGGGGCTCTGGTCATCGATCTGGACAGGCTAAGCAGGCTGGTGGTTGAGCCTCACAAGCCCGCATGGAAGGAGGTCGTCGCTGCTTTTGGGCCAACGGTGGTGAGGCAGGACGGATCCCTCGATCGGAGCCGTCTCGCTCGTATTATCTTCAGAGACCCTGCAAAAAGGAAGAGGCTCGAGCAGATAGTTCATCCTCGGGTCTTGGAGGAATACGAAAAGAGGTTGAAGGAGATTCTAGACAAGGGGGCCGAACATGTTGTCATCGTAGACATACCCCTGCTTATGGAAGTCGGTATGCAGGATGATTTCGAAAAGGTGATCGTGGTCTATATCCCTGTTGAATCCCAGCTCAAAAGGCTGATCGAGCGGGAAGGGTTGAGTGAGGAAGAGGCAAGAGCTTGGCTGAACTCACAGATATCCATCGAGGAGAAGGTCGCCCTCGCAGATTTTGTCATCGATAATACGGGGTCGATCGAGCGGACCCGGCGGCAGGTACGTCGCATCTACAAGACTCTCAGGATGTTGGGCAGGGAAGAGGGGAGGTGA